In Thermospira aquatica, the following proteins share a genomic window:
- a CDS encoding cofactor-independent phosphoglycerate mutase — MKYVVFLLDGMADEVLPELGGMTPLEYARTPVMDKLASEAEFGTFLTLPEGFPTSSDVANMSLLGWDLSNSYTGRGPIESYGMGIPLDEETIAFRLNLITVKDGLLEDYSAGHIEDEEAEELITFLQQELGSEKIRFQKGVSYRHLLYLKGKEFSPHILYEKPDSSHGMEWEKILPKAADESAKYTEETLLSLMYRAHKLLSSHPINQRRRETGKNEANMIWPWSGGGKPDVPSFEEMYGKRGAIVAAVDVILGLGRLGNMTVRRPEGATGWIDTNYENKARTAVELLKDHDFVYVHLEAIDECGHLGDLDLKIRAIEEADSRLIGTFLELYRETFDGEPWRGVILPDHPVPVKLRKHTRTPVPFMLWGEGVRPNPLVKTYSERTALQGKYTGLKKDELMRLLFQ; from the coding sequence ATGAAGTATGTTGTATTTCTTCTTGATGGGATGGCAGATGAAGTACTTCCCGAACTGGGTGGGATGACCCCCCTTGAATATGCTAGAACACCGGTGATGGATAAGCTTGCCAGCGAGGCTGAGTTTGGCACATTTCTCACTCTTCCTGAAGGTTTTCCTACCTCCTCTGATGTAGCCAATATGTCGTTGTTGGGGTGGGACTTGTCAAACTCTTATACCGGGAGGGGACCAATCGAGAGCTACGGGATGGGTATTCCGCTTGATGAGGAAACGATAGCCTTTCGGCTTAATCTCATTACCGTCAAGGATGGACTTCTGGAAGACTATTCTGCAGGACATATCGAGGATGAAGAGGCCGAAGAGCTTATTACCTTTCTTCAGCAGGAGTTGGGAAGCGAAAAGATTCGTTTTCAGAAAGGGGTAAGTTATCGCCATCTTCTTTATCTCAAGGGAAAGGAGTTTTCGCCTCATATTCTCTATGAGAAACCGGACTCTTCTCATGGGATGGAGTGGGAAAAGATCCTTCCGAAGGCTGCAGATGAAAGCGCAAAATACACTGAAGAGACCCTTCTTTCTCTGATGTACCGGGCGCATAAGCTTCTTTCTTCCCATCCCATTAACCAGCGACGTCGTGAAACAGGAAAAAACGAAGCAAACATGATCTGGCCGTGGTCAGGAGGGGGAAAACCGGATGTTCCGTCCTTTGAAGAGATGTATGGAAAACGAGGGGCCATTGTGGCAGCGGTGGATGTGATTTTGGGATTGGGACGGCTGGGGAATATGACTGTACGTCGCCCTGAAGGAGCTACAGGATGGATAGATACCAACTACGAAAACAAGGCAAGAACTGCTGTCGAGCTTTTGAAAGACCATGATTTTGTCTATGTCCATCTTGAGGCCATTGATGAATGTGGACACCTCGGGGATCTTGATCTCAAGATTCGCGCTATCGAAGAAGCCGATAGTCGGTTGATAGGAACTTTTTTAGAGCTTTATCGGGAAACATTTGATGGAGAACCATGGCGCGGTGTAATCCTCCCTGATCATCCTGTGCCGGTCAAACTCCGTAAACATACGCGTACCCCTGTGCCGTTTATGCTCTGGGGGGAAGGGGTGAGGCCAAATCCTCTGGTCAAAACCTACAGTGAAAGGACAGCTTTGCAGGGAAAATATACCGGCCTCAAAAAAGACGAATTGATGAGGTTACTCTTTCAATAA
- a CDS encoding CDP-alcohol phosphatidyltransferase family protein → MTETKLSERFWTLPNVLSLLRIVLVFPVLYLLRYPHMRLYVFLLVAVAYVTDFLDGWIARTFQLQSLVGTILDPIGDKLLAVTLATVLYIQQEIPFVFFAVVAMRDIIIALGAIYALNMYRYVFLPLVVGKLTTFMLGFFYCSFLFAGTRWGEAFPWLSTVNRYLLWLVVGLLVFSGLAYVINYIRYFIESKNSQG, encoded by the coding sequence ATGACAGAGACAAAGCTTTCTGAGCGTTTCTGGACACTTCCGAATGTACTTTCACTTTTAAGGATTGTTCTTGTTTTTCCTGTTTTATATCTTTTGCGTTATCCTCATATGCGTTTGTATGTGTTTCTTTTGGTGGCAGTTGCGTATGTGACCGATTTTCTGGATGGATGGATTGCCCGAACCTTTCAACTTCAGAGTCTGGTGGGGACAATCCTTGATCCTATAGGGGATAAACTGCTCGCCGTGACATTGGCGACGGTGCTGTACATTCAGCAGGAGATTCCGTTTGTGTTTTTTGCTGTGGTGGCGATGAGGGATATTATTATTGCTCTTGGAGCTATTTATGCGCTCAATATGTATCGGTATGTGTTTCTTCCCCTCGTGGTGGGGAAGCTTACCACCTTTATGCTCGGTTTTTTCTATTGTAGTTTTTTGTTTGCGGGAACTCGGTGGGGAGAGGCTTTCCCCTGGCTCTCGACGGTAAACAGGTATCTCTTGTGGCTTGTTGTAGGGCTTTTGGTTTTCTCTGGTTTGGCGTATGTGATAAATTATATACGTTATTTCATTGAATCTAAGAATTCACAGGGGTAA
- a CDS encoding SpoIVB peptidase S55 domain-containing protein encodes MKKYLLFSLWFVCGYALDMMSTTEISRGMRGVGYSVFSGWESEAFEVEIVDVMRGTTPEDTLILARLSGQNLEQTGIIAGMSGSPVYISNRLVGAVAYAWSFAKEALCGITPAELMVGTSFRVTKPFSSTKRAVFSSFPLYLWSDGRGDFLGFLSNQVSRQVSFLPMAGGKGVEKDMPSSLRPGDAVAVHLVDGDVRIQAIGTVTAVEGEKVWMFGHPLFQSGQIEAPFSRAYIYGVMPSYTVSFKLGTAGQELGSVVYDGAFAVEGRVGKKPDMLPVETTLYEPGGTNTYHYRVVRSPLYQAYFTMVAFFSLLESTLGSAEQHVIDLLLEAKVLYERKTNTLTWSMNSFYDRDAVTFGRLVSDVWEFLSLVQGQDRENVRIENLRIVLKKQPVGRRGFVERAWIERSTFQVGETMQISCVLRDNFSRTYRERFEIVLPAYLVPGKYQIILGNPQSVRAYIEKESKASLEIFTYRDVLQYYKEKAAYPATLSQLWCGVLLPFSSQRTARGEIPGLPRQYGEWLDGGPSVGKEKRGFHLLGTNRDVPFVLPDEVILLPITIQSTNGRSGS; translated from the coding sequence ATGAAAAAGTATCTGTTGTTTTCTCTCTGGTTCGTGTGTGGGTATGCCCTTGATATGATGTCTACGACAGAAATCTCTCGGGGTATGCGAGGTGTAGGATACTCTGTGTTTTCTGGATGGGAGTCTGAAGCCTTTGAGGTGGAGATTGTCGATGTAATGCGGGGCACAACCCCGGAGGATACTCTCATTCTTGCCAGACTCTCCGGTCAAAATCTGGAGCAGACTGGCATCATTGCAGGGATGAGCGGGAGTCCTGTTTATATCAGTAACCGACTTGTAGGGGCAGTTGCCTATGCCTGGTCGTTTGCAAAGGAAGCTCTTTGTGGTATTACCCCGGCTGAGCTTATGGTGGGGACTTCTTTTCGTGTTACCAAACCCTTTTCGTCTACAAAGAGAGCGGTATTCTCTTCTTTTCCCCTGTATCTCTGGAGTGATGGGAGGGGGGATTTTTTGGGATTTCTCTCCAATCAGGTATCCCGGCAAGTGTCTTTTCTCCCTATGGCTGGAGGAAAAGGGGTAGAGAAAGATATGCCCTCTTCTCTGAGACCGGGAGATGCTGTAGCTGTCCATCTTGTTGATGGGGATGTGAGGATTCAGGCTATTGGAACGGTTACAGCGGTAGAAGGTGAGAAAGTATGGATGTTTGGGCATCCTTTGTTTCAATCTGGCCAGATAGAAGCCCCCTTTTCTCGAGCGTATATCTACGGGGTAATGCCTTCGTATACGGTTTCGTTTAAACTGGGCACAGCCGGTCAAGAACTTGGTAGTGTGGTGTATGATGGGGCTTTTGCCGTTGAGGGAAGGGTTGGAAAAAAACCAGATATGCTCCCTGTTGAGACCACGCTTTATGAACCAGGAGGTACCAACACCTACCATTACAGGGTGGTGAGGAGTCCTCTTTATCAGGCCTATTTTACCATGGTTGCGTTTTTTTCTCTCCTCGAATCGACACTGGGTAGTGCAGAGCAACATGTGATTGATCTTTTGCTTGAAGCAAAAGTGCTCTATGAGAGAAAGACCAATACGCTTACCTGGTCTATGAACTCTTTTTATGATCGAGATGCTGTGACTTTTGGAAGGTTGGTGAGTGATGTCTGGGAGTTTTTGTCTCTTGTTCAGGGTCAGGATAGGGAAAATGTTCGTATAGAGAATCTCCGGATAGTTCTCAAGAAACAACCTGTAGGGCGAAGAGGATTTGTAGAACGGGCATGGATCGAAAGGTCTACCTTCCAGGTGGGGGAGACGATGCAGATCTCGTGTGTTTTGAGGGATAATTTTTCGCGGACCTATAGGGAGCGTTTTGAGATTGTTCTTCCGGCATATCTTGTACCGGGGAAGTATCAAATTATCCTTGGTAATCCGCAGAGTGTACGGGCATATATAGAAAAGGAATCCAAGGCCTCTCTGGAGATTTTCACTTACAGGGATGTTCTTCAGTATTATAAGGAAAAGGCAGCATACCCTGCAACGCTTTCACAGTTGTGGTGTGGTGTGCTTTTGCCTTTTTCCTCGCAGAGAACGGCCCGGGGAGAGATACCTGGACTTCCTCGTCAGTATGGAGAATGGCTTGATGGAGGGCCAAGTGTTGGCAAAGAAAAGAGAGGGTTTCATTTGCTTGGAACAAATAGGGATGTTCCTTTTGTTCTGCCCGATGAGGTGATACTCCTCCCTATCACGATACAATCCACTAATGGAAGGAGCGGCTCATGA
- a CDS encoding flagellar filament outer layer protein FlaA produces the protein MRRELIVSFLLVSALSAYGVISRNVIDFSEYDQRIKLQFEGPEESYITNIDGQPRIVFGYKDFLLESWTVKLNESANLDQNRFQSYCKPVESKRFGTVIGARIHFPTWKNNANALLQPPFPIKIYDDEGRYMNISNGVMPNVSEVRSVSMWISGRNYPYGASVRFRDKNEEYKEFFVGWLNFEGWRKLMYVNPNFSERFNAKILRREPLYPKDVPYLVLDAIIIYRYADQIGGDFVTYIKSIDMEYTPYVVDSDVVEDINDEEVWQIITTRAKRRQKLEEMRLVEDLYLYQQEKYRMQLNKDPIVDK, from the coding sequence ATGAGGAGAGAACTGATAGTTTCCTTTCTACTGGTTTCGGCTCTGAGTGCGTATGGGGTTATTAGTCGAAACGTGATAGACTTTTCAGAGTATGATCAGCGGATTAAGCTCCAGTTTGAAGGGCCAGAAGAAAGTTATATTACCAACATCGATGGGCAGCCGCGAATTGTCTTTGGCTATAAAGATTTTCTTCTTGAAAGCTGGACCGTTAAGTTGAATGAGTCTGCAAATCTCGATCAGAATCGGTTTCAGAGCTACTGTAAGCCTGTCGAGAGTAAGCGGTTTGGGACAGTAATTGGGGCGAGAATTCATTTTCCCACATGGAAAAACAATGCAAATGCTCTTCTTCAACCACCTTTTCCTATCAAAATTTATGATGATGAAGGGCGTTATATGAATATCTCCAACGGGGTGATGCCCAATGTTTCGGAGGTGCGTTCTGTCTCTATGTGGATCAGCGGCCGAAATTATCCCTATGGAGCGAGTGTCCGTTTTCGTGACAAGAATGAGGAATACAAAGAGTTTTTTGTTGGCTGGCTTAACTTTGAAGGTTGGAGAAAACTCATGTATGTCAACCCGAATTTTAGTGAGAGATTTAATGCGAAGATTTTGCGCCGTGAGCCGTTGTATCCTAAGGATGTACCTTACCTTGTCCTGGATGCTATCATTATCTATCGGTATGCCGATCAGATAGGAGGGGATTTTGTCACCTATATAAAGTCGATTGATATGGAGTATACCCCTTATGTTGTAGACAGCGACGTGGTTGAGGATATCAACGATGAGGAAGTCTGGCAGATTATTACCACCCGGGCAAAACGTCGCCAGAAACTGGAAGAGATGCGCCTGGTTGAGGATCTGTATCTCTACCAGCAAGAGAAATACCGCATGCAACTGAATAAGGATCCAATAGTGGACAAATAG
- the ilvB gene encoding biosynthetic-type acetolactate synthase large subunit, translating into MTLSGAQILVECLKREGVKVIFGYPGGVVIPLFDVLYDESSIKLIHVRHEQGAAHAADGYARASGKVGVCLATSGPGATNLVTGIATAYMDSIPMVAITGQVATSMIGSDAFQEVDITGITRPITKHNFLVKDVHDLARIVREAFYIASTGRPGPVLIDVPKDVLTTKTEFIWPEKVELRSYKPFFKVNQGQIKKAVELLEKSQRPIIYYGGGVIAGNAGSLLTEFARKHRIPVTSTLLGLGAYPADVSDPLYLGMLGMHGTVYANYAIHHSDLILAIGARFDDRVTGKIDEFAPHAKTIHIDIDPSSISKNVVVHVPIVGDVKDALTELLKQEFSIRTESWLKQIAEWKNANPLTYQNNNQIIKPQYVIETLSKLTNGDAIISTEVGQHQMWVAQYYGFRKPRSFLSSGGLGTMGFGFPAGIGAQLARPDKPTIVVAGDGSLQMNIQEMATARYYDVPVKVIVLNNTYLGMVRQWQELFYNKRYSAVKLAKVTCDGKECYYPDFVKVAEAYGWWASRVINPSDVEQAIKDLLAQEGPALLDVIIEQEENVFPMVPAGANLTQMIGGLA; encoded by the coding sequence GTGACACTATCAGGTGCACAGATTCTCGTTGAGTGCTTAAAACGAGAAGGAGTCAAGGTTATCTTTGGATATCCGGGTGGAGTGGTTATCCCCCTGTTTGACGTGCTCTACGATGAGAGTTCTATCAAACTCATTCACGTGCGCCACGAACAGGGTGCTGCTCACGCTGCCGATGGATATGCCAGAGCTTCCGGCAAGGTCGGTGTCTGTCTCGCCACAAGTGGACCTGGCGCCACCAATCTGGTAACAGGTATCGCTACCGCTTATATGGACTCTATCCCTATGGTAGCTATCACAGGACAGGTAGCCACCTCGATGATCGGGAGTGATGCCTTCCAGGAAGTGGATATTACCGGTATTACGCGCCCCATCACCAAGCACAATTTCCTCGTAAAGGACGTTCATGACCTCGCCAGAATTGTAAGGGAAGCTTTCTATATCGCAAGTACGGGAAGACCTGGGCCTGTGCTCATTGATGTTCCCAAGGACGTTCTCACAACGAAAACAGAATTCATCTGGCCAGAAAAAGTGGAATTGCGAAGTTATAAACCATTTTTCAAGGTGAACCAGGGACAGATCAAGAAGGCCGTAGAACTGCTGGAAAAATCTCAACGTCCTATTATCTACTACGGTGGCGGTGTGATCGCAGGAAACGCAGGATCTTTACTTACTGAGTTTGCGAGGAAACATCGTATCCCTGTGACCTCAACCCTGTTGGGGCTCGGCGCTTATCCTGCTGATGTAAGTGATCCCCTCTATCTTGGCATGCTTGGCATGCATGGTACCGTCTATGCCAACTATGCTATCCATCACTCTGATCTGATCCTTGCCATTGGGGCCAGGTTTGACGACCGTGTCACCGGCAAGATTGATGAATTTGCCCCTCATGCCAAGACTATTCACATAGACATTGATCCCTCATCCATTAGCAAAAATGTTGTGGTGCACGTGCCCATCGTTGGGGATGTTAAAGACGCTCTCACTGAGCTCCTCAAACAAGAATTCTCTATACGGACAGAGAGCTGGCTCAAGCAAATCGCAGAGTGGAAAAACGCCAATCCCCTCACCTATCAGAATAACAACCAGATTATCAAACCCCAGTATGTGATCGAAACCCTTTCCAAACTCACCAATGGTGATGCTATTATCTCCACAGAGGTAGGCCAACACCAGATGTGGGTGGCCCAGTATTATGGCTTTCGAAAACCCAGAAGTTTTCTCAGCTCGGGAGGATTGGGAACGATGGGGTTTGGATTTCCTGCCGGTATTGGTGCCCAACTTGCTCGTCCCGATAAACCAACCATCGTGGTAGCAGGAGACGGATCGCTTCAGATGAACATCCAGGAGATGGCAACAGCTCGTTACTACGATGTTCCTGTCAAGGTCATCGTGCTCAACAATACCTACCTTGGTATGGTTCGCCAGTGGCAGGAGCTTTTCTACAACAAGCGTTACTCGGCGGTAAAACTTGCCAAGGTTACCTGCGACGGAAAAGAATGTTACTACCCTGACTTTGTAAAGGTTGCTGAGGCGTATGGCTGGTGGGCTTCCCGTGTCATCAATCCTTCCGATGTTGAACAAGCCATTAAGGATCTCCTTGCTCAAGAGGGACCGGCACTCCTTGACGTCATCATCGAGCAAGAGGAAAACGTCTTCCCCATGGTACCTGCAGGCGCCAATCTGACACAAATGATAGGAGGGCTTGCCTAA
- the ilvN gene encoding acetolactate synthase small subunit produces MHYTLSVLVENQFGVLARIAGLFSARGFNIVSLSVAETEDPTISVMTIVVDGDNRVVDQVKKQLNKLIEVIKVRDLTDEEYVERELALIKVGVNAAKRREIIEIADVFKGKVVDISHTTITIEVTGSEEKVDAIIELLKSYGIIEMARTGKIALLRG; encoded by the coding sequence ATGCATTACACACTTTCAGTTCTGGTAGAAAACCAGTTTGGGGTCCTTGCACGTATTGCTGGTCTTTTTTCTGCCCGGGGATTCAATATTGTAAGCCTTTCTGTTGCAGAAACAGAAGACCCAACGATATCTGTTATGACGATTGTTGTTGATGGCGATAACCGTGTCGTGGACCAGGTCAAAAAACAACTCAATAAACTCATTGAGGTTATCAAAGTCCGTGATCTCACAGATGAAGAATACGTGGAAAGAGAACTTGCTCTCATTAAAGTTGGTGTCAATGCCGCCAAGAGACGAGAGATTATCGAAATCGCTGATGTATTCAAGGGTAAGGTGGTAGACATTTCTCACACCACGATCACTATTGAGGTTACCGGATCAGAGGAAAAAGTTGATGCCATCATTGAGCTTCTCAAAAGCTACGGTATCATTGAAATGGCAAGAACCGGAAAGATTGCACTCCTAAGAGGATAG
- the ilvC gene encoding ketol-acid reductoisomerase: MKVYYEKDAKMDAIKGKKVAIIGYGSQGYAHSNNLHDSGVEVAVGLRKGSPSWKKAEDAGLKVMEVSEAAAWADMIMMLLPDELQGDVYRQSIEKNLTKGKMLMFAHGFNIHFGQIVPPSDVDVTMVAPKGPGHMVREEYKKGGGVPCLVAVHQNATGKALEIALAYANAIGGARAGVIETTFKDETETDLFGEQAVLCGGVTNLMRAGFEVLVEAGYPPEMAYFECIHEMKLIVDLIYQGGFADMRYSISNTAEYGDYVSGPFVIDESVKQRMKEVLRRIQTGEFARDWMLENKVNKPSFMAKRAMWSEHPLEKVGAQLRAMMPWIQKGKIIDKSKN, translated from the coding sequence ATGAAGGTCTATTACGAAAAAGATGCTAAGATGGATGCCATCAAAGGCAAAAAAGTTGCTATCATTGGATACGGTAGCCAGGGATACGCCCATTCCAACAACCTTCACGATTCAGGGGTAGAGGTTGCTGTCGGTCTGCGCAAGGGAAGTCCTTCCTGGAAAAAAGCAGAAGATGCTGGTCTCAAGGTCATGGAAGTTTCTGAGGCAGCTGCCTGGGCAGACATGATTATGATGCTTTTGCCAGACGAACTCCAGGGCGATGTTTACCGCCAGTCCATTGAGAAAAACCTCACCAAGGGTAAAATGCTCATGTTTGCTCACGGTTTTAACATCCATTTTGGCCAGATTGTTCCCCCTTCTGATGTGGATGTTACCATGGTGGCCCCCAAAGGTCCCGGTCACATGGTGCGAGAAGAGTATAAAAAAGGTGGTGGTGTACCCTGTCTTGTAGCTGTTCACCAGAATGCCACCGGCAAGGCTCTTGAGATTGCTTTAGCATACGCCAATGCTATTGGTGGTGCCCGTGCAGGAGTAATCGAAACCACCTTTAAAGATGAAACAGAGACCGACCTCTTCGGTGAACAGGCTGTCCTCTGTGGTGGGGTAACGAATCTCATGAGAGCTGGTTTCGAAGTCCTTGTAGAAGCTGGTTATCCCCCTGAAATGGCTTACTTTGAATGTATCCACGAAATGAAACTCATCGTGGATCTCATCTACCAGGGTGGGTTTGCTGATATGCGTTACTCCATCTCCAACACTGCCGAATACGGCGACTATGTTTCCGGTCCCTTTGTGATTGACGAAAGTGTCAAACAGAGAATGAAAGAAGTCCTCCGCCGTATTCAGACAGGAGAGTTTGCCCGTGACTGGATGCTGGAGAACAAGGTTAATAAACCCTCATTCATGGCGAAGCGTGCCATGTGGAGCGAACATCCCCTGGAAAAGGTGGGCGCTCAGCTGCGTGCCATGATGCCCTGGATCCAGAAAGGCAAAATCATCGACAAATCGAAAAACTAA
- a CDS encoding DNA polymerase III subunit delta, translated as MKRLFLIHGPNEVLRRQYEKEYVEKYASLEKTIVYTSEKEPSDFVSNASSDFIFGGGEFFVLKNWDELKEHALHEWEKALLSILSMESPHLFLLSAEKVSKKFLSMVDPYAEIRECKPLYGRDIIAFIRQQFQNHQIKAEEEVYEFLLDLSNQSLEEIDRMLHILIPAVDKKSSLTLRFCEELLAPSTNYSIFDLIFFTHTCLARFGVVRSHDLSHLPSPLELQNKREHTP; from the coding sequence ATGAAACGCCTGTTTCTTATCCACGGACCCAATGAGGTTCTCCGTCGGCAATACGAAAAAGAGTATGTGGAGAAATACGCTTCCCTGGAAAAGACCATCGTCTATACCTCAGAAAAAGAACCCTCTGACTTTGTAAGTAACGCCAGTTCAGACTTTATCTTTGGAGGAGGTGAGTTTTTTGTCCTCAAAAACTGGGATGAACTCAAAGAACATGCCCTTCATGAATGGGAAAAAGCCCTTTTGAGTATTCTTTCCATGGAGAGTCCCCATCTTTTCCTTCTCTCCGCAGAAAAGGTAAGTAAAAAATTTCTCTCGATGGTAGATCCCTATGCCGAGATCCGTGAATGCAAGCCCCTCTACGGAAGAGATATCATCGCTTTTATCCGCCAACAGTTTCAAAACCACCAGATCAAGGCCGAAGAAGAGGTGTACGAGTTTCTCCTTGACCTCAGCAATCAATCCCTCGAGGAAATTGACCGCATGCTTCACATTCTCATCCCCGCTGTTGACAAAAAGAGTAGCCTGACGCTACGTTTCTGCGAGGAGCTTCTCGCACCATCTACCAATTACTCTATTTTTGACCTTATTTTTTTTACGCATACTTGCCTTGCTCGGTTTGGAGTCGTTCGTTCCCATGATTTATCGCACCTGCCGTCTCCTCTGGAGTTACAAAACAAGAGAGAACACACCCCTTGA
- a CDS encoding TrmH family RNA methyltransferase has product MQREGFNKLSVSQKVRKLSTLARESARNPTKQQLFWECTGWIATDPHPRLRKAFLLIEKTKPDLLPSPHLWFHLSYELLALNNETRSEEDFLSPVFDREDPLYRWESVVILADIRSPFNVGSIIRTAEAFGWSEACLCGITPSVSNPRVAKTAMGTHEWIIIREFETVPQAIAYYKNHGYTIAALEVIPQSTPLWDTTLPEKTALIMGNEEFGIPEETLALVDQIVYIPLYGRKLSLNVANAFAITTAVLTRQWSLQREKTKTQKTPHQTLENDS; this is encoded by the coding sequence ATGCAAAGAGAAGGATTTAACAAACTCTCCGTTTCCCAGAAAGTTCGTAAACTCTCCACCTTGGCCAGGGAAAGTGCCCGAAACCCCACCAAACAACAACTCTTCTGGGAATGTACCGGATGGATAGCAACTGATCCTCATCCAAGGCTTCGAAAAGCCTTTCTTCTCATCGAAAAGACAAAACCAGACCTTCTCCCCTCCCCCCATCTCTGGTTTCATCTCTCGTACGAGCTTCTTGCCCTTAATAACGAAACTCGATCAGAAGAGGATTTTCTTTCCCCTGTATTTGATAGAGAGGATCCTCTTTACCGCTGGGAGAGCGTTGTCATCCTCGCCGATATACGTTCTCCCTTCAATGTCGGAAGTATCATCCGTACCGCAGAAGCCTTTGGCTGGTCAGAAGCCTGCCTCTGCGGTATTACCCCATCTGTATCCAACCCCAGAGTGGCAAAGACCGCTATGGGCACCCATGAGTGGATAATAATACGAGAATTTGAAACCGTTCCACAAGCCATTGCATACTATAAAAATCATGGATATACTATCGCTGCCCTTGAGGTAATCCCTCAGAGCACCCCTCTCTGGGACACTACCCTTCCTGAAAAAACCGCTCTCATCATGGGCAACGAAGAATTCGGCATCCCTGAAGAAACCCTCGCCCTGGTTGACCAGATCGTGTATATCCCCTTGTACGGGAGAAAACTCTCTCTCAATGTAGCAAACGCCTTCGCCATAACGACAGCTGTCCTTACCCGGCAGTGGTCCCTCCAAAGGGAAAAAACAAAAACACAAAAAACTCCCCATCAGACCCTTGAGAACGACTCATAA
- a CDS encoding DUF4340 domain-containing protein, with protein MARRSSYSLLVWLVVLVLVGGGYFFTRPKRSKEPHIRLLSWDTDDVVFVARWHNQTNTREYTAFERYGEEWYMVSPVREKVHPELFHRMLDTLSRVKTEQAFVIREASEWENYGFSPYVYRFVLSNRRGEEYTLDIGNVTPGQNYFYLRINGTETNYQTATYNLVDVTQPQGAYRWPDIFDIPFDHLEKVVFFFEGKRVVEIVTNLSGWAMVFPEKRMLTNFSVKSVLLDFYPFQIDHFLTTEVTPSFLRQYSLVTPRYGVVFVGEGRSNTLWVSDKGEEGFLYAYSGERQGIFVVSEGEVTTKWITQASQFRR; from the coding sequence ATGGCGCGTAGATCTTCTTATTCTCTTCTTGTATGGCTGGTAGTTCTGGTTTTAGTGGGAGGCGGGTATTTTTTTACGCGACCGAAGCGTTCAAAAGAGCCCCACATAAGATTGCTTTCGTGGGATACAGATGATGTGGTTTTTGTGGCCCGATGGCACAACCAGACGAATACGAGAGAGTATACGGCTTTTGAGAGATATGGGGAAGAGTGGTATATGGTTTCGCCGGTGCGTGAAAAGGTCCACCCGGAGCTTTTTCACCGGATGCTGGATACCCTCTCACGTGTGAAAACGGAACAAGCCTTTGTTATACGTGAAGCCTCCGAGTGGGAAAATTATGGTTTTTCTCCGTATGTTTACCGTTTTGTGTTGAGTAACCGTCGAGGGGAGGAGTATACCCTTGATATCGGAAATGTTACGCCGGGCCAGAATTATTTCTATCTGCGGATCAATGGAACGGAAACCAACTATCAAACTGCAACCTATAACCTGGTGGATGTAACCCAGCCTCAGGGAGCGTATCGCTGGCCGGATATTTTTGATATTCCCTTTGATCATCTCGAGAAAGTGGTGTTTTTCTTTGAGGGAAAGCGGGTAGTGGAGATTGTGACGAATCTTTCGGGATGGGCGATGGTTTTTCCAGAGAAGAGGATGCTTACGAATTTTTCGGTGAAGTCGGTGCTTCTTGATTTTTATCCCTTTCAAATAGATCATTTTCTCACCACAGAGGTGACGCCCTCTTTTCTCAGGCAGTACTCTCTTGTTACTCCTCGCTATGGGGTGGTATTTGTGGGTGAAGGTCGAAGTAACACTCTCTGGGTAAGTGATAAGGGAGAGGAGGGGTTCTTGTATGCTTACTCAGGGGAAAGGCAGGGGATATTTGTGGTTTCCGAGGGGGAAGTGACCACGAAGTGGATTACCCAGGCATCCCAGTTCAGGCGTTAG